One Malus sylvestris chromosome 14, drMalSylv7.2, whole genome shotgun sequence DNA segment encodes these proteins:
- the LOC126599457 gene encoding protein MODIFIER OF SNC1 1-like isoform X2: MTSSMLFGDRRMASSRRSGMTVLGKVPKPINLPSQRLENHGVDASVEIVPKGTPGWGSRSSSASNAWGSSSLSPKADGGTSPSYLSGHFSSGSGTRPSTAGSDKGHEPSSNAWGSNSRPSSASGALTSNQTTLTSLRPRSADTRPGSSQLSRFAEHSDHPVAWSAPGTAEKLGVMSSKNDGFSLTSGDFPTLGSEKDNPGKSAEQQGEVSENANVKSGTTNSWKRENPSYKDGGRHGMEKWQGNPHPYPSANVPPQHYDGWHGGPVNNPQGGVWYRGPPGAPYGAPVPPGGFPMEPFPYYPPGPPQIPPAALGNQQSVPPPGAGPRGHHPKNGDMYRPHMQDTYIRPVMPIRPGFYPGPVAFEGYYNSPMGYCNPNERDVPFVGMTAGPPVYNNYPSQSAHGPANSHGRPSGYGPPNPKVMSEQLEPGHPPDSHGPYKVLLKQHDGWDRRNEEQRNEGTVTSLSTDASSVVREDQPRALAAENDWRSDHRKEGVRDQRKIVSEEAASRKFDNQGASSVPKKVKSPESLEQIKTVDVISVKKSGTEASGMPEVAQPLLAAAKDSSLIQKIEGLNAKARISDGRSDTSSVSSREEQNNRFEVNAKANISVNEPVGGGSVNLERSHVPESVNPSHEVGSAISISRRPNHAIHGGRSDHRGRGRFSNQEGEGWAKKSLVEPTTVVSTAHLEMPSNVHVHDHLVSTEATEKSGSYPQGRREEESATPMVDPNDSEAQRAKMRELAKQRTKQLQEEEEERTRRQMAKARAKLEELNRRTQVESSDQKIESHSSGAIQIKQEVSQTSGEPLIGGMKSALGFNLDGASQISEGNTGKAEKSTVPSSELPSDTLKNVCKEPVLMHDESVPKPKEVIVANVVHHNNAPQAHESNTTRAKQAPKQRHNNQLEKKPTGKFTSTSTADATNCQTDLPTSLGVVPNETASSSESSLTANPSAILESSSHLRKKDNRNGKNKHKTESTSTAAALTSSTSKETNIANANVESGMPKVSELEFDPTSVQSQTVLRDAYQSSEQHLSLSNEESQGRGNSQRKPQHPRRVSRNSQAIKHSEKSHSTDTVVWAPVRSQNKADVTDEAIPKNEGEAVSAVKAECKVQNSSKNSSKNKRAEMERYVPKPVAKEMAHQGSTQQQVASVNNQTAINKTIERSDSGPQVAESSQPITLTIGEVGIAIELRHGSSRESKPGKAHGPWKQRGSTESPTMHCSENGPSYTSNVGQSDKNSVQHHQPQKPDVVSEREQPKSYDWNDSDGWNMPEEPVAVAPVSVSAKDQRRGRQPPFKGHKTMGNNHELVEKKNSRGGDTYKNNNQFSASETGQTDLAAASKENRAVGERAAPHWQPKSKAPSGNSQEGNRANGGQNIVVEVGRTFKKETSPRGGVPRPATPNKDNTEYVAQHQHDQVISERNNAGEGHNKRERKASFKGLPRSPNKGHVTPVETAPVSMDARQEQHFDTGFRKNGNRNGRFGRGQESRGDWNYSGHDSRQHNPPANRERQRHSSHFEYQPVGPYNNNKKFNYSEEPRDGSYNTGGRVKERGQSHPRRGGGNFHGRESGAVRVDADIEQ; this comes from the exons ATGACATCAAGTATGTTGTTTGGGGACCGGAG GATGGCTTCCTCCAGAAGAAGTGGAATGACTGTTTTAGGGAAAGTTCCAAAACCTATAAACTTACCTAGTCAGAG GTTAGAAAATCATGGTGTGGACGCAAGTGTGGAAATCGTTCCCAA GGGTACCCCTGGTTGGGGCAGTAGATCATCGTCTGCATCAAATGCATGGGGTTCATCATCATTGTCCCCAAAAGCTGATGGTGGCACTTCACCAAGCTATCTCAGTGGCCACTTTTCATCTGGAAGTGGTACTCGACCATCAACTGCTGGTAGCGACAAAGGGCATGAACCTTCTTCTAATGCATGGGGTTCAAACTCTAGGCCATCATCGGCTTCTGGGGCCTTGACATCAAATCAGACAACACTTACCTCATTGCGTCCTCGCAGTGCAGACACAAGACCTGGTAGTTCACAGTTGTCAAGATTTGCTGAACACTCTGACCATCCAGTGGCATGGAGTGCTCCGGGGACGGCAGAAAAATTG GGAGTAATGTCATCGAAGAATGATGGGTTTTCACTTACTTCTGGAGATTTTCCAACACTTGGTTCAGAAAAAGATAATCCTGGAAAGAGTGCCGAGCAGCAAG GCGAGGTTTCTGAAAATGCAAATGTGAAGAGTGGAACCACTAATTCATGGAAAAGAGAAAATCCCTCGTACAAAGATGGAGGTAGACATGGTATGGAGAAGTGGCAGGGAAATCCCCACCCTTACCCTAGTGCTAATGTTCCTCCCCAACACTATGATGGATGGCATGGTGGTCCAGTAAATAATCCACAAGGTGGTGTTTGGTACAGAGGACCTCCTGGAGCTCCCTATGGAGCTCCGGTCCCTCCTGGGGGCTTTCCAATGGAACCATTTCCATATTATCCTCCAGGACCTCCACAGATTCCACCTGCTGCTCTTGGCAATCAGCAATCTGTTCCTCCACCTGGAGCAGGACCAAGAGGACACCATCCTAAAAATGGAGATATGTACAGACCTCATATGCAGGATACATATATTCGCCCTGTTATGCCAATTAGACCTGGCTTTTACCCTGGTCCAGTGGCCTTTGAGGGCTATTACAATTCTCCAATGGGTTACTGCAATCCAAATGAAAGAGATGTTCCATTTGTGGGAATGACAGCTGGTCCCCCTGTTTATAATAACTACCCTAGCCAAAGCGCTCATGGGCCTGCCAATTCTCATGGCAGACCCAGTGGATATGGTCCTCCCAACCCAAAGGTGATGTCCGAGCAATTAGAACCTGGCCATCCACCTGATTCTCACGGACCTTACAAAGTTCTTTTGAAGCAGCATGATGGTTGGGATAGAAGAAATGAGGAGCAAAGGAATGAGGGTACTGTCACAAGCCTTTCAACTGATGCATCATCTGTTGTGAGGGAGGACCAACCAAGAGCTTTGGCAGCAGAGAATGATTGGAGATCCGACCACAGAAAGGAGGGAGTGAGGGATCAAAGGAAAATTGTCAGTGAAGAAGCTGCTTCAAGGAAGTTTGACAACCAAGGAGCCTCTTCTGTTCCTAAGAAAGTGAAGTCTCCTGAAAGTTTGGAACAGATAAAGACAGTTGATGTCATTTCAGTGAAGAAATCAGGAACTGAAGCCTCCGGCATGCCAGAAGTTGCACAACCGCTCCTGGCTGCTGCAAAAGACTCCAGTCTGATTCAGAAAATAGAGGGATTAAATGCAAAGGCACGTATTTCTGATGGACGAAGTGATACATCATCTGTTTCCAGTAGAGAGGAGCAGAATAACAGATTCGAAGTCAATGCTAAAGCTAACATTTCAGTTAATGAACCTGTTGGTGGTGGTAGTGTAAATCTGGAAAGATCTCATGTCCCTGAGAGTGTAAATCCTTCTCATGAAGTGGGCAGCGCAATTTCCATCTCCAG GCGACCCAATCATGCCATACATGGTGGTAGATCAGATCATCGTGGTAGAGGAAGGTTTAGTAATCAAGAAGGTGAAGGGTGGGCAAAGAAATCCTTGGTCGAACCAACAACTGTGGTATCAACTGCACATTTGGAAATGCCTTCTAATGTTCATGTGCATGACCACCTTGTTTCAACGGAAGCAACTGAAAAGTCAGGGTCATATCCACAAGGCAGACGTGAGGAGGAATCTGCCACTCCAATGGTTGATCCAAATGATTCTGAGGCACAG CGTGCTAAGATGAGGGAATTAGCCAAGCAACGTACCAAACAGTTacaggaggaagaggaggaacgGACAAGAAGGCAGATGGCCAAGGCTCGTGCAAAATTGGAAGAGTTGAACAGACGTACTCAAGTGGAGAGTTCAGATCAGAAGATTGAAAGTCACTCAAGTGGTGCCATCCAGATTAAGCAAGAAGTGTCTCAAACCTCGGGTGAACCActaattggtggcatgaaatCAGCTTTAGGATTTAATCTGGATGGTGCTTCACAGATTAGCGAGGGTAACACTGGAAAAGCTGAAAAGTCAACTGTTCCATCAAGTGAGCTCCCTTCAGATACGCTAAAGAATGTCTGCAAGGAACCTGTTCTGATGCATGATGAATCTGTACCCAAACCGAAGGAGGTTATTGTTGCTAATGTCGTTCATCACAACAATGCCCCCCAGGCTCATGAAAGCAATACCACTAGGGCGAAGCAGGCCCCTAAACAAAGACATAACAATCAGTTAGAAAAGAAGCCTACTGGAAAGTTTACTTCCACCAGCACAGCTGATGCAACAAATTGTCAGACAGATCTTCCCACATCGCTTGGAGTTGTACCAAATGAAACAGCCTCGAGCAGTGAGTCAAGCCTGACTGCTAATCCCAGTGCCATACTTGAGTCATCTTCTCATCTGAGAAAGAAAGACAACAGAAATGGCAAGAATAAGCACAAAACAGAGAGTACATCGACAGCTGCTGCTCTGACATCATCTACAtcaaaagaaacaaatattgCAAATGCCAATGTTGAAAGTGGAATGCCAAAGGTATCTGAGTTGGAGTTCGATCCTACCTCAGTTCAGTCCCAGACCGTTCTTAGGGATGCATACCAGTCTTCTGAGCAACATTTGTCTCTATCAAATGAAGAATCTCAAGGTAGAGGAAATAGCCAGCGGAAACCTCAGCATCCTCGCAGGGTGTCAAGGAATTCACAAGCTATTAAGCATTCAGAAAAGTCTCACAGCACTGATACTGTTGTCTGGGCACCTGTGCGGTCACAGAACAAAGCTGATGTAACTGATGAAGCCATCCCTAAAAATGAAGGTGAGGCAGTTAGTGCTGTAAAAGCTGAATGTAAAGTGCAAAATAGTTCAAAAAATAGTTCAAAAAATAAGAGGGCAGAAATGGAGAGGTATGTTCCAAAACCTGTAGCTAAAGAGATGGCGCATCAAGGAAGCACACAACAGCAAGTGGCCTCTGTAAACAATCAAACTGCAATAAACAAGACCATTGAGAGATCAGATTCTGGTCCTCAAGTTGCTGAAAgttctcaacctattactctaaCTATTGGAGAAGTGGGGATTGCCATAGAGTTGAGGCATGGGAGTAGCAGAGAGAGTAAGCCTGGAAAAGCACATGGACCATGGAAGCAACGGGGGTCAACGGAATCACCTACCATGCATTGCTCGGAAAATGGACCATCATATACTTCAAATGTTGGTCAGAGTGATAAAAATTCAGTCCAGCATCATCAACCCCAGAAGCCTGATGTTGTCTCAGAGAGAGAGCAACCAAAGAGTTATGATTGGAATGATTCTGACGGATGGAACATGCCCGAAGAGCCTGTTGCTGTTGCACCAGTCTCTGTTTCTGCAAAAGACCAGAGAAGAGGAAGACAGCCTCCATTCAAGGGACACAAAACCATGGGAAATAATCATGAACtggttgaaaagaaaaatagcagagGGGGGGATACCTACAAAAATAACAATCAATTTTCAGCCTCTGAAACGGGTCAAACAGACTTAGCTGCCGCTTCCAAAGAGAATCGAGCTGTTGGGGAACGTGCAGCGCCTCATTGGCAACCCAAATCTAAGGCACCTTCAGGCAATAGTCAAGAAGGAAATAGGGCCAATGGTGGTCAAAACATTGTTGTGGAAGTTGGTCGGACTTTCAAAAAGGAGACCAGTCCCCGAGGTGGGGTGCCACGTCCGGCAACACCTAACAAGGATAATACTGAATATGTGGCCCAGCATCAACATGATCAGGTGATATCTGAGAGAAACAATGCTGGGGAAGGACATaataagagagagaggaaagccTCATTCAAGGGACTCCCCCGGTCTCCGAACAAGGGTCATGTTACCCCTGTTGAAACAGCTCCTGTTAGTATGGATGCTAGACAAGAGCAGCATTTTGACACAGGGTTCCGCAAGAATGGAAACCGAAACGGCCGTTTTGGGAGAGGTCAAGAGTCTCGTGGGGATTGGAATTACTCAGGGCATGATAGCAGGCAGCACAACCCCCCTGCAAACCGGGAGAGACAGAGGCACAGTTCGCATTTTGAGTACCAGCCAGTTGGgccatacaacaacaacaaaaaattcaactaCTCCGAGGAACCGCGAGATGGTTCTTACAATACAGGTGGAAGAGTCAAGGAAAGAGGTCAGAGCCATCCACGACGTGGTGGTGGTAACTTCCATGGACGGGAAAGTGGCGCTGTCCGAGTAGATGCAGATATTGAGCAGTAG
- the LOC126599457 gene encoding protein MODIFIER OF SNC1 1-like isoform X1: MTSSMLFGDRRMASSRRSGMTVLGKVPKPINLPSQRLENHGVDASVEIVPKGTPGWGSRSSSASNAWGSSSLSPKADGGTSPSYLSGHFSSGSGTRPSTAGSDKGHEPSSNAWGSNSRPSSASGALTSNQTTLTSLRPRSADTRPGSSQLSRFAEHSDHPVAWSAPGTAEKLGVMSSKNDGFSLTSGDFPTLGSEKDNPGKSAEQQDHSSYSRPGSSIGRAAKETTGTSVVGEVSENANVKSGTTNSWKRENPSYKDGGRHGMEKWQGNPHPYPSANVPPQHYDGWHGGPVNNPQGGVWYRGPPGAPYGAPVPPGGFPMEPFPYYPPGPPQIPPAALGNQQSVPPPGAGPRGHHPKNGDMYRPHMQDTYIRPVMPIRPGFYPGPVAFEGYYNSPMGYCNPNERDVPFVGMTAGPPVYNNYPSQSAHGPANSHGRPSGYGPPNPKVMSEQLEPGHPPDSHGPYKVLLKQHDGWDRRNEEQRNEGTVTSLSTDASSVVREDQPRALAAENDWRSDHRKEGVRDQRKIVSEEAASRKFDNQGASSVPKKVKSPESLEQIKTVDVISVKKSGTEASGMPEVAQPLLAAAKDSSLIQKIEGLNAKARISDGRSDTSSVSSREEQNNRFEVNAKANISVNEPVGGGSVNLERSHVPESVNPSHEVGSAISISRRPNHAIHGGRSDHRGRGRFSNQEGEGWAKKSLVEPTTVVSTAHLEMPSNVHVHDHLVSTEATEKSGSYPQGRREEESATPMVDPNDSEAQRAKMRELAKQRTKQLQEEEEERTRRQMAKARAKLEELNRRTQVESSDQKIESHSSGAIQIKQEVSQTSGEPLIGGMKSALGFNLDGASQISEGNTGKAEKSTVPSSELPSDTLKNVCKEPVLMHDESVPKPKEVIVANVVHHNNAPQAHESNTTRAKQAPKQRHNNQLEKKPTGKFTSTSTADATNCQTDLPTSLGVVPNETASSSESSLTANPSAILESSSHLRKKDNRNGKNKHKTESTSTAAALTSSTSKETNIANANVESGMPKVSELEFDPTSVQSQTVLRDAYQSSEQHLSLSNEESQGRGNSQRKPQHPRRVSRNSQAIKHSEKSHSTDTVVWAPVRSQNKADVTDEAIPKNEGEAVSAVKAECKVQNSSKNSSKNKRAEMERYVPKPVAKEMAHQGSTQQQVASVNNQTAINKTIERSDSGPQVAESSQPITLTIGEVGIAIELRHGSSRESKPGKAHGPWKQRGSTESPTMHCSENGPSYTSNVGQSDKNSVQHHQPQKPDVVSEREQPKSYDWNDSDGWNMPEEPVAVAPVSVSAKDQRRGRQPPFKGHKTMGNNHELVEKKNSRGGDTYKNNNQFSASETGQTDLAAASKENRAVGERAAPHWQPKSKAPSGNSQEGNRANGGQNIVVEVGRTFKKETSPRGGVPRPATPNKDNTEYVAQHQHDQVISERNNAGEGHNKRERKASFKGLPRSPNKGHVTPVETAPVSMDARQEQHFDTGFRKNGNRNGRFGRGQESRGDWNYSGHDSRQHNPPANRERQRHSSHFEYQPVGPYNNNKKFNYSEEPRDGSYNTGGRVKERGQSHPRRGGGNFHGRESGAVRVDADIEQ; the protein is encoded by the exons ATGACATCAAGTATGTTGTTTGGGGACCGGAG GATGGCTTCCTCCAGAAGAAGTGGAATGACTGTTTTAGGGAAAGTTCCAAAACCTATAAACTTACCTAGTCAGAG GTTAGAAAATCATGGTGTGGACGCAAGTGTGGAAATCGTTCCCAA GGGTACCCCTGGTTGGGGCAGTAGATCATCGTCTGCATCAAATGCATGGGGTTCATCATCATTGTCCCCAAAAGCTGATGGTGGCACTTCACCAAGCTATCTCAGTGGCCACTTTTCATCTGGAAGTGGTACTCGACCATCAACTGCTGGTAGCGACAAAGGGCATGAACCTTCTTCTAATGCATGGGGTTCAAACTCTAGGCCATCATCGGCTTCTGGGGCCTTGACATCAAATCAGACAACACTTACCTCATTGCGTCCTCGCAGTGCAGACACAAGACCTGGTAGTTCACAGTTGTCAAGATTTGCTGAACACTCTGACCATCCAGTGGCATGGAGTGCTCCGGGGACGGCAGAAAAATTG GGAGTAATGTCATCGAAGAATGATGGGTTTTCACTTACTTCTGGAGATTTTCCAACACTTGGTTCAGAAAAAGATAATCCTGGAAAGAGTGCCGAGCAGCAAG ATCACAGTTCTTACAGTCGTCCTGGCTCTTCTATTGGTAGAGCAGCAAAAGAGACGACTGGGACTTCTGTAGTTG GCGAGGTTTCTGAAAATGCAAATGTGAAGAGTGGAACCACTAATTCATGGAAAAGAGAAAATCCCTCGTACAAAGATGGAGGTAGACATGGTATGGAGAAGTGGCAGGGAAATCCCCACCCTTACCCTAGTGCTAATGTTCCTCCCCAACACTATGATGGATGGCATGGTGGTCCAGTAAATAATCCACAAGGTGGTGTTTGGTACAGAGGACCTCCTGGAGCTCCCTATGGAGCTCCGGTCCCTCCTGGGGGCTTTCCAATGGAACCATTTCCATATTATCCTCCAGGACCTCCACAGATTCCACCTGCTGCTCTTGGCAATCAGCAATCTGTTCCTCCACCTGGAGCAGGACCAAGAGGACACCATCCTAAAAATGGAGATATGTACAGACCTCATATGCAGGATACATATATTCGCCCTGTTATGCCAATTAGACCTGGCTTTTACCCTGGTCCAGTGGCCTTTGAGGGCTATTACAATTCTCCAATGGGTTACTGCAATCCAAATGAAAGAGATGTTCCATTTGTGGGAATGACAGCTGGTCCCCCTGTTTATAATAACTACCCTAGCCAAAGCGCTCATGGGCCTGCCAATTCTCATGGCAGACCCAGTGGATATGGTCCTCCCAACCCAAAGGTGATGTCCGAGCAATTAGAACCTGGCCATCCACCTGATTCTCACGGACCTTACAAAGTTCTTTTGAAGCAGCATGATGGTTGGGATAGAAGAAATGAGGAGCAAAGGAATGAGGGTACTGTCACAAGCCTTTCAACTGATGCATCATCTGTTGTGAGGGAGGACCAACCAAGAGCTTTGGCAGCAGAGAATGATTGGAGATCCGACCACAGAAAGGAGGGAGTGAGGGATCAAAGGAAAATTGTCAGTGAAGAAGCTGCTTCAAGGAAGTTTGACAACCAAGGAGCCTCTTCTGTTCCTAAGAAAGTGAAGTCTCCTGAAAGTTTGGAACAGATAAAGACAGTTGATGTCATTTCAGTGAAGAAATCAGGAACTGAAGCCTCCGGCATGCCAGAAGTTGCACAACCGCTCCTGGCTGCTGCAAAAGACTCCAGTCTGATTCAGAAAATAGAGGGATTAAATGCAAAGGCACGTATTTCTGATGGACGAAGTGATACATCATCTGTTTCCAGTAGAGAGGAGCAGAATAACAGATTCGAAGTCAATGCTAAAGCTAACATTTCAGTTAATGAACCTGTTGGTGGTGGTAGTGTAAATCTGGAAAGATCTCATGTCCCTGAGAGTGTAAATCCTTCTCATGAAGTGGGCAGCGCAATTTCCATCTCCAG GCGACCCAATCATGCCATACATGGTGGTAGATCAGATCATCGTGGTAGAGGAAGGTTTAGTAATCAAGAAGGTGAAGGGTGGGCAAAGAAATCCTTGGTCGAACCAACAACTGTGGTATCAACTGCACATTTGGAAATGCCTTCTAATGTTCATGTGCATGACCACCTTGTTTCAACGGAAGCAACTGAAAAGTCAGGGTCATATCCACAAGGCAGACGTGAGGAGGAATCTGCCACTCCAATGGTTGATCCAAATGATTCTGAGGCACAG CGTGCTAAGATGAGGGAATTAGCCAAGCAACGTACCAAACAGTTacaggaggaagaggaggaacgGACAAGAAGGCAGATGGCCAAGGCTCGTGCAAAATTGGAAGAGTTGAACAGACGTACTCAAGTGGAGAGTTCAGATCAGAAGATTGAAAGTCACTCAAGTGGTGCCATCCAGATTAAGCAAGAAGTGTCTCAAACCTCGGGTGAACCActaattggtggcatgaaatCAGCTTTAGGATTTAATCTGGATGGTGCTTCACAGATTAGCGAGGGTAACACTGGAAAAGCTGAAAAGTCAACTGTTCCATCAAGTGAGCTCCCTTCAGATACGCTAAAGAATGTCTGCAAGGAACCTGTTCTGATGCATGATGAATCTGTACCCAAACCGAAGGAGGTTATTGTTGCTAATGTCGTTCATCACAACAATGCCCCCCAGGCTCATGAAAGCAATACCACTAGGGCGAAGCAGGCCCCTAAACAAAGACATAACAATCAGTTAGAAAAGAAGCCTACTGGAAAGTTTACTTCCACCAGCACAGCTGATGCAACAAATTGTCAGACAGATCTTCCCACATCGCTTGGAGTTGTACCAAATGAAACAGCCTCGAGCAGTGAGTCAAGCCTGACTGCTAATCCCAGTGCCATACTTGAGTCATCTTCTCATCTGAGAAAGAAAGACAACAGAAATGGCAAGAATAAGCACAAAACAGAGAGTACATCGACAGCTGCTGCTCTGACATCATCTACAtcaaaagaaacaaatattgCAAATGCCAATGTTGAAAGTGGAATGCCAAAGGTATCTGAGTTGGAGTTCGATCCTACCTCAGTTCAGTCCCAGACCGTTCTTAGGGATGCATACCAGTCTTCTGAGCAACATTTGTCTCTATCAAATGAAGAATCTCAAGGTAGAGGAAATAGCCAGCGGAAACCTCAGCATCCTCGCAGGGTGTCAAGGAATTCACAAGCTATTAAGCATTCAGAAAAGTCTCACAGCACTGATACTGTTGTCTGGGCACCTGTGCGGTCACAGAACAAAGCTGATGTAACTGATGAAGCCATCCCTAAAAATGAAGGTGAGGCAGTTAGTGCTGTAAAAGCTGAATGTAAAGTGCAAAATAGTTCAAAAAATAGTTCAAAAAATAAGAGGGCAGAAATGGAGAGGTATGTTCCAAAACCTGTAGCTAAAGAGATGGCGCATCAAGGAAGCACACAACAGCAAGTGGCCTCTGTAAACAATCAAACTGCAATAAACAAGACCATTGAGAGATCAGATTCTGGTCCTCAAGTTGCTGAAAgttctcaacctattactctaaCTATTGGAGAAGTGGGGATTGCCATAGAGTTGAGGCATGGGAGTAGCAGAGAGAGTAAGCCTGGAAAAGCACATGGACCATGGAAGCAACGGGGGTCAACGGAATCACCTACCATGCATTGCTCGGAAAATGGACCATCATATACTTCAAATGTTGGTCAGAGTGATAAAAATTCAGTCCAGCATCATCAACCCCAGAAGCCTGATGTTGTCTCAGAGAGAGAGCAACCAAAGAGTTATGATTGGAATGATTCTGACGGATGGAACATGCCCGAAGAGCCTGTTGCTGTTGCACCAGTCTCTGTTTCTGCAAAAGACCAGAGAAGAGGAAGACAGCCTCCATTCAAGGGACACAAAACCATGGGAAATAATCATGAACtggttgaaaagaaaaatagcagagGGGGGGATACCTACAAAAATAACAATCAATTTTCAGCCTCTGAAACGGGTCAAACAGACTTAGCTGCCGCTTCCAAAGAGAATCGAGCTGTTGGGGAACGTGCAGCGCCTCATTGGCAACCCAAATCTAAGGCACCTTCAGGCAATAGTCAAGAAGGAAATAGGGCCAATGGTGGTCAAAACATTGTTGTGGAAGTTGGTCGGACTTTCAAAAAGGAGACCAGTCCCCGAGGTGGGGTGCCACGTCCGGCAACACCTAACAAGGATAATACTGAATATGTGGCCCAGCATCAACATGATCAGGTGATATCTGAGAGAAACAATGCTGGGGAAGGACATaataagagagagaggaaagccTCATTCAAGGGACTCCCCCGGTCTCCGAACAAGGGTCATGTTACCCCTGTTGAAACAGCTCCTGTTAGTATGGATGCTAGACAAGAGCAGCATTTTGACACAGGGTTCCGCAAGAATGGAAACCGAAACGGCCGTTTTGGGAGAGGTCAAGAGTCTCGTGGGGATTGGAATTACTCAGGGCATGATAGCAGGCAGCACAACCCCCCTGCAAACCGGGAGAGACAGAGGCACAGTTCGCATTTTGAGTACCAGCCAGTTGGgccatacaacaacaacaaaaaattcaactaCTCCGAGGAACCGCGAGATGGTTCTTACAATACAGGTGGAAGAGTCAAGGAAAGAGGTCAGAGCCATCCACGACGTGGTGGTGGTAACTTCCATGGACGGGAAAGTGGCGCTGTCCGAGTAGATGCAGATATTGAGCAGTAG